A single Drosophila miranda strain MSH22 chromosome XR, D.miranda_PacBio2.1, whole genome shotgun sequence DNA region contains:
- the LOC108151257 gene encoding cationic amino acid transporter 2 isoform X1 has product MEEFAEYYGMPSWSVTNAFRVLTRKKPLEDSNESKLAKVLSAFDLTALGIGSTLGVGVYVLAGEVSKQVAGPAVVISFLIAAIASIFAGLCYAEFGARVPKAGSAYIYSYVTIGEFIAFLIGWNLILEYAIGSASVVKGLSTYLDQLCGNPMSSFLGTHMPINIQGLGAYPDLFAFVVTILFSLAIAVGAKESTRVNNVFTILNLGVVLFVIIAGLFHVSSSNWSIPKSSVPEGYGDGGFMPYGVSGIIKGAAVCFYGFIGFDCIATAGEEAKNPKKSIPFAVIVSLAMIFLAYFGVSSVLTMMLPYYEQDEKAPLPHVFRINGWHVAEYVVSIGAMFGLCSSMMGAMFPLPRIVFAMSNDGLLFRFLGDISEKYKTPFKGTMLTGLLTGILAAVFNLSQLVNMMSIGTLLAYSMVASCVLMLRYEVDDRRESRIIGNSRSSGSADQDQPCALWRRLFNSKGLTVSTKQTSRIVTVMVTLFSLWCFVFSQILTKFEEDLANVTHFDGIALVLGAIPLVIMLVIISRQPTSAVNLSFKVPLVPWLPGISILINIYLMIKLDILTWVRFCIWLTIGLAIFLAYGIRHSRLRQREQRNNSMAIMRDCSESALLGQENSKYSNEVPLILMHSTS; this is encoded by the exons ATGGAGGAGTTCGCCGAATACTATGG CATGCCGAGCTGGAGCGTGACGAATGCCTTTCGCGTGCTCACACGCAAGAAGCCTCTGGAGGACTCGAATGAGTCCAAGCTGGCCAAGGTCTTGTCGGCCTTTGATCTCACGGCCCTCGGCATTGGCTCAACGCTGGGCGTGGGTGTCTATGTCCTGGCTGGCGAAGTGTCCAAGCAGGTGGCCGGCCCCGCTGTGGTCATCAGCTTTCTAATTGCTGCGATTGCCTCGATATTCGCTGGTCTCTGCTATGCGGAGTTCGGAGCCCGTGTTCCCAAGGCGGGCTCTGCATACATCTACAGCTATGTGACCATTGGCGAGTTCATTGCGTTTCTCATTGGATGGAATCTCATACTCGAATACGCAATTG GTTCCGCTAGCGTCGTGAAAGGGCTAAGCACATATCTGGACCAACTTTGTGGGAACCCAATGAGCAGCTTTCTGGGCACCCATATGCCCATTAATATACAGGGTCTGGGTGCCTATCCGGATCTGTTCGCCTTTGTGGTCACCATACTGTTCTCGTTGGCCATTGCCGTGGGCGCCAAGGAGTCGACGCGGGTGAATAATGTCTTCACCATTCTGAACTTGGGCGTAGTTCTCTTTGTAATCATCGCGGGGCTCTTCCATG TTTCCAGCAGCAACTGGTCCATACCGAAATCTTCTGTGCCGGAGGGATATGGCGACGGTGGCTTTATGCCATACGGTGTCTCTGGCATTATCAAGGGGGCCGCTGTTTGCTTTTACGGTTTCATTGGCTTCGATTGCATCGCTACCGCGGGCGAGGAGGCAAAGAATCCGAAGAAATCCATTCCATTTGCTGTAATCGTCTCCCTGGCCATGATTTTCCTCGCCTACTTTGGCGTTTCTTCGGTGCTAACCATGATGCTGCCCTACTATGAGCAGGATGAAAAGGCACCGCTGCCGCACGTCTTCAGGATCAATGGCTGGCATGTGGCGGAGTATGTGGTCAGCATTGGCGCGATGTTTGGCCTGTGCTCCAGCATGATGGGGGCAATGTTTCCACTGCCACGCATTGTCTTTGCCATGTCCAACGACGGACTGCTCTTTAGGTTTTTGGGAGACATTAGCGAAAAGTACAAAACTCCTTTCAAGGGAACCATGCTTACCGGTCTGTTGACTGGCATTCTGGCCGCCGTCTTCAACCTGAGCCAGCTGGTGAATATGATGTCGATTGGCACCTTGCTGGCCTACTCCATGGTGGCTAGCTGTGTCCTTATGCTGCGTTACGAGGTGGATGATCGTCGCGAGAGTCGCATCATTGGCAACAGTCGCTCTTCCGGTTCCGCTGACCAGGATCAGCCCTGTGCACTGTGGCGGCGTCTCTTTAATTCCAAAGGCTTGACCGTCTCAACCAAGCAAACGTCGAGGATTGTCACTGTGATGGTGACTCTGTTCT CTCTGTGGTGCTTTGTTTTCTCGCAAATTCTTACCAAATTTGAAGAGGATCTGGCAAATGTCACTCATTTCGATGGCATTGCCCTGGTACTGGGGGCCATACCTTTGGTAATCATGCTGGTGATCATCTCGCGTCAGCCCACATCCGCAGTGAATCTCTCCTTTAAGGTGCCCTTGGTTCCTTGGCTCCCAGGCATATCCATATTGATCAACATATACCTGATGATCAAATTGGACATCCTCACCTGGGTGCGTTTTTGTATTTGGCTCACCATAGGTCTGGCGATCTTCCTAGCATACGGCATCCGCCACAGCCGCTTGAGGCAGAGGGAGCAGCGCAACAATTCCATGGCCATTATGCGCGATTGTAGCGAATCGGCCCTGCTTGGCCAAGAAAACTCGAAATACAGCAACGAGGTCCCGCTGATATTGATGCACAGCACATCTTGA
- the LOC108151257 gene encoding cationic amino acid transporter 2 isoform X2, which yields MPSWSVTNAFRVLTRKKPLEDSNESKLAKVLSAFDLTALGIGSTLGVGVYVLAGEVSKQVAGPAVVISFLIAAIASIFAGLCYAEFGARVPKAGSAYIYSYVTIGEFIAFLIGWNLILEYAIGSASVVKGLSTYLDQLCGNPMSSFLGTHMPINIQGLGAYPDLFAFVVTILFSLAIAVGAKESTRVNNVFTILNLGVVLFVIIAGLFHVSSSNWSIPKSSVPEGYGDGGFMPYGVSGIIKGAAVCFYGFIGFDCIATAGEEAKNPKKSIPFAVIVSLAMIFLAYFGVSSVLTMMLPYYEQDEKAPLPHVFRINGWHVAEYVVSIGAMFGLCSSMMGAMFPLPRIVFAMSNDGLLFRFLGDISEKYKTPFKGTMLTGLLTGILAAVFNLSQLVNMMSIGTLLAYSMVASCVLMLRYEVDDRRESRIIGNSRSSGSADQDQPCALWRRLFNSKGLTVSTKQTSRIVTVMVTLFSLWCFVFSQILTKFEEDLANVTHFDGIALVLGAIPLVIMLVIISRQPTSAVNLSFKVPLVPWLPGISILINIYLMIKLDILTWVRFCIWLTIGLAIFLAYGIRHSRLRQREQRNNSMAIMRDCSESALLGQENSKYSNEVPLILMHSTS from the exons ATGCCGAGCTGGAGCGTGACGAATGCCTTTCGCGTGCTCACACGCAAGAAGCCTCTGGAGGACTCGAATGAGTCCAAGCTGGCCAAGGTCTTGTCGGCCTTTGATCTCACGGCCCTCGGCATTGGCTCAACGCTGGGCGTGGGTGTCTATGTCCTGGCTGGCGAAGTGTCCAAGCAGGTGGCCGGCCCCGCTGTGGTCATCAGCTTTCTAATTGCTGCGATTGCCTCGATATTCGCTGGTCTCTGCTATGCGGAGTTCGGAGCCCGTGTTCCCAAGGCGGGCTCTGCATACATCTACAGCTATGTGACCATTGGCGAGTTCATTGCGTTTCTCATTGGATGGAATCTCATACTCGAATACGCAATTG GTTCCGCTAGCGTCGTGAAAGGGCTAAGCACATATCTGGACCAACTTTGTGGGAACCCAATGAGCAGCTTTCTGGGCACCCATATGCCCATTAATATACAGGGTCTGGGTGCCTATCCGGATCTGTTCGCCTTTGTGGTCACCATACTGTTCTCGTTGGCCATTGCCGTGGGCGCCAAGGAGTCGACGCGGGTGAATAATGTCTTCACCATTCTGAACTTGGGCGTAGTTCTCTTTGTAATCATCGCGGGGCTCTTCCATG TTTCCAGCAGCAACTGGTCCATACCGAAATCTTCTGTGCCGGAGGGATATGGCGACGGTGGCTTTATGCCATACGGTGTCTCTGGCATTATCAAGGGGGCCGCTGTTTGCTTTTACGGTTTCATTGGCTTCGATTGCATCGCTACCGCGGGCGAGGAGGCAAAGAATCCGAAGAAATCCATTCCATTTGCTGTAATCGTCTCCCTGGCCATGATTTTCCTCGCCTACTTTGGCGTTTCTTCGGTGCTAACCATGATGCTGCCCTACTATGAGCAGGATGAAAAGGCACCGCTGCCGCACGTCTTCAGGATCAATGGCTGGCATGTGGCGGAGTATGTGGTCAGCATTGGCGCGATGTTTGGCCTGTGCTCCAGCATGATGGGGGCAATGTTTCCACTGCCACGCATTGTCTTTGCCATGTCCAACGACGGACTGCTCTTTAGGTTTTTGGGAGACATTAGCGAAAAGTACAAAACTCCTTTCAAGGGAACCATGCTTACCGGTCTGTTGACTGGCATTCTGGCCGCCGTCTTCAACCTGAGCCAGCTGGTGAATATGATGTCGATTGGCACCTTGCTGGCCTACTCCATGGTGGCTAGCTGTGTCCTTATGCTGCGTTACGAGGTGGATGATCGTCGCGAGAGTCGCATCATTGGCAACAGTCGCTCTTCCGGTTCCGCTGACCAGGATCAGCCCTGTGCACTGTGGCGGCGTCTCTTTAATTCCAAAGGCTTGACCGTCTCAACCAAGCAAACGTCGAGGATTGTCACTGTGATGGTGACTCTGTTCT CTCTGTGGTGCTTTGTTTTCTCGCAAATTCTTACCAAATTTGAAGAGGATCTGGCAAATGTCACTCATTTCGATGGCATTGCCCTGGTACTGGGGGCCATACCTTTGGTAATCATGCTGGTGATCATCTCGCGTCAGCCCACATCCGCAGTGAATCTCTCCTTTAAGGTGCCCTTGGTTCCTTGGCTCCCAGGCATATCCATATTGATCAACATATACCTGATGATCAAATTGGACATCCTCACCTGGGTGCGTTTTTGTATTTGGCTCACCATAGGTCTGGCGATCTTCCTAGCATACGGCATCCGCCACAGCCGCTTGAGGCAGAGGGAGCAGCGCAACAATTCCATGGCCATTATGCGCGATTGTAGCGAATCGGCCCTGCTTGGCCAAGAAAACTCGAAATACAGCAACGAGGTCCCGCTGATATTGATGCACAGCACATCTTGA